The following proteins come from a genomic window of Bos mutus isolate GX-2022 chromosome 23, NWIPB_WYAK_1.1, whole genome shotgun sequence:
- the LOC102265536 gene encoding olfactory receptor 10C1, which produces MSINCSLWQDNSMSVKHFAFVKFSEATEQCFLLFTLILFMFLVSLTGNALIVLAIWTNPALHTPMYFFLANLSLLEIGYTCSTIPKMLQNLVSEARGISREGCATQMFFFTLFGISECCLLAAMAFDRYMAICSPLHYATRMSRGVCVHLAMVSWGVGCIVSLGQTNYIFSLDFCGPCEIDHFFCDLLPILALACGDTSHNEAAVFIAAILCISSPFLLIIASYGRILAAVLVMPSPEGRQKALSTCSSHLLVVTLFYGSGSVTYLRPKASHSPGVDKLLALFYTVVTSMLNPIIYSLRNKEVKTALRRTLGKKKILTLSSYAFSIT; this is translated from the exons ATGAGCATCAATTGTTCTTTGTGGCAGGACAACAGCATGTCTGTGAAACACTTTGCATTTGTCAAATTCTCTGAGGCCACCGAACAGTGCTTCCTTTTATTTACCCTCATCCTATTCATGTTCTTAGTATCACTGACAGGCAATGCTCTCATAGTTCTTGCCATCTGGACCAATCCAGCCCTCCatacccccatgtacttcttcctggcCAACTTGTCTCTCTTGGAGATTGGATACACTTGCTCTACTATACCCAAGATGCTGCAGAACCTTGTGAGTGAGGCCCGAGGAATCTCTCGGGAGGGCTGTGCTACACAGATGTTTTTCTTTACATTATTTGGTATCAGTGAGTGCTGTCTTTTGGCAGCCATGGCTTTTGATCGCTATATGGCCATATGCTCCCCACTTCACTATGCAACACGAATGAGTCGTGGAGTGTGTGTCCATTTAGCAATGGTTTCTTGGGGAGTAGGTTGCATAGTAAGCTTGGGCCAAACCAACTATATTTTCTCTTTAGACTTCTGTGGCCCCTGTGAAATAGACCACTTCTTCTGTGACCTCTTGCCTATCCTGGCACTAGCCTGTGGGGATACATCCCATAATGAGGCTGCAGTCTTTATTGCAGCCATTCTTTGCATTTCCAGTCCATTTTTATTAATCATTGCTTCTTATGGCAGAATTCTAGCTGCTGTATTGGTCATGCCCTCCCCTGAAGGCCGTCAAAAAGCTCTTTCCACCTGTTCCTCCCACCTACTGGTAGTAACACTCTTCTATGGCTCAGGATCTGTCACCTACTTGAGACCCAAGGCTAGCCATTCACCTGGGGTGGATAAACTCCTGGCCCTCTTCTATACTGTGGTGACATCCATGCTCAACCCTATCATCTACAGCTTACGGAACAAGGAAGTCAAGACAGCTCTTCGGAGAACTCTGGGCAAGAAAA AAATTCTCACTCTATCCTCTTATGCATTTTCTATCACCTGA
- the LOC102265256 gene encoding olfactory receptor 2J3-like, which translates to MNDDGKKNATPEAQFVLLGFSDWPQLELVLFVVILMFYLMTLIGNLFIIILSYLDSHLHTPMYFFLSNLSFLDLCYTTSSIPQLLVNLWGPEKTISYNGCMIQLYFVLALGSTECVLLMVMSYDRYAAVCRPLHYTVLMHPRFCQLLAVACWVSGFTNSALHSFFTFWVPLCGHRQVDHFFCEVPALLRLSCIDTRANELTLMVTSSIFVLIPLILILSSYGAIAQAVLRMQSTTGLQKVFGTCGAHLMVVSLFFIPAMCIYLQPPSGNSQDQGKFIALFYTVVTPSLNPLIYTLRNRDVRGAVKRLMG; encoded by the coding sequence ATGAATGATGATGGAAAAAAGAATGCAACCCCTGAAGCCCAGTTTGTTCTATTGGGTTTTTCTGATTGGCCTCAGCTTGAGTTAGTTCTCTTTGTGGTTATCTTGATGTTCTACCTGATGACATTGATAGGCAACCTGTTCATCATTATCTTGTCATACCTGGACTCCCATCTCCACactcccatgtacttcttcctctcaaATCTCTCTTTCCTGGATCTCTGCTACACCACCAGTTCTATCCCTCAACTGCTGGTCAACCTCTGGGGCCCAGAAAAAACCATCTCTTACAATGGTTGTATGATTCAACTTTATTTTGTCCTCGCACTGGGATCTACAGAATGTGTGCTACTGATGGTGATGTCCTATGACCGTTATGCAGCTGTGTGTAGACCCCTGCATTACACTGTCCTCATGCATCCTCGTTTCTGCCAACTGTTGGCTGTGGCTTGTTGGGTAAGTGGCTTTACCAACTCAGCACTTCATTCCTTCTTTACATTTTGGGTACCCCTGTGTGGACATCGCCAAGTGGACCATTTCTTCTGTGAAGTTCCAGCACTTCTTCGACTGTCATGCATTGATACCCGTGCCAATGAGCTAACCCTCATGGTCACGAGCTCCATTTTTGTTCTCATACCTCTCATCCTCATTCTCAGCTCCTATGGTGCCATTGCCCAGGCAGTGCTGAGGATGCAGTCGACAACTGGACTCCAGAAAGTCTTTGGGACGTGTGGAGCCCATCTTATGGTCGTATCCCTTTTTTTCATCCCAGCCATGTGCATATACCTCCAGCCACCATCAGGAAATTCTCAAGATCAGGGCAAGTTCATTGCCCTCTTCTATACTGTTGTCACACCTAGCCTCAACCCTCTAATCTACACCCTCAGAAACAGAGATGTAAGAGGGGCTGTAAAGAGACTAATGGGGTGA